CGTAGCCGACCAGCACGTGCAGCGCCTGGCCGAGCAGCGAGCCGTTGTCGAGCAGGCCGGAGCTGTTCCAAAGCTGGGCGCCCAGCGCCGGTAGCCAGTCCGCCTGCAGCAGGAAGCGCGCGGCGGTGGCGGCCAGGCCCGCGGCTAGCAGCACCAGCATGCCGTTGGTCGCGCTGAAGAAGTGCCGCATGGGGATGCGCAACAAACCGGCATAGAGGGCATAGCCCACCGCGGTGCCACCAGCCAGACCCAATGGCACGCCGGCCAGCAGGTCCTGCAGGTTCGCACCGCCGGCGACCATGCCGTACAAGAACAGCACGATCTCCGAGCCTTCGCGTAGCACAGCCAGCGCCACTACGGCCAACAGCATCGCCAGCGAGCTGGAGCCGGTTTTCACCGCATGGCCTACGGACTGCATCTGTTGTACCAGTTCGCGACCATGGCTGGACATCCAGACCACGTGCCAGCCGATCATCAACACCGCTGCCAACAGCACCCCGGCGTCGAACAGCGACTGTCCGGTGCCGTGCACCGCCTCCTCCAGTGCTCCGGCAAATCCCGCCACTATGGTCGCGCCGATCACGCCCAAGGCAATGCCGCCGCCGATGTACAGGCCGCGCCGCAGCACACCGCGGGTGGCCGCCGCGACGATGGTGACGATCAATGCGGCTTCCAGTACTTCGCGGAACACCAGCAAGGCGATAGCAAGCATGATTCGGCTCCATGGTTATTGAACGATCAGCACACCGTGACCGCTGCCGCGATGGAAATCGTCGAAGAAGGTGTAGCGCCCCTTGTCCAGCGGACCGATGTAGACCGTGGCGGTGGTGCCCGGCAGCACGATCTGCTCGCGGTTGAAGTCGTTGCTTTCGAACTCGGACGGGACCGTATCTTCGTTGCGTACGTGCAGTTTGAACTGGGTGTTGGCCGGCACCCGCAAGGTAGCGGGCAGGTAGGCGTGGTCGTGGATGACCAAGGTGTACTCGGGCAGATTGTCGGCGGCGGCACTTAAGGGGGCGAGGCCCAGTCCCAGCGCCAGGAGCAGTAGCGGTTTCATGGAAGGCTCCTCGAATCGAACGAATAAATGATAATTGTTCTTGTTTGAACGTCAACCCGTCACATGGCCCTGAGCCTATTTCCAAGCATTCCACGAGCTTTGGGTGTTCGGCTGGCTCTGGGGACGCCACATCATCTGGGGATGGAAGGCCAAGCGGCACAGACTGACGGGCGGGCTGCTGTTCGTCCTTCTTTTCATACTGGTGCTTTCGGGCTACTTCCTGTACTACCCCCCGAGCGATGGTGCCTTTCCGGTCATCGCGGTGCTGCATTGGACGTTCGGCCTCGCGCTCCTGATCCCTTTCTTTCTCCATCGCTATTGGCGGCCGTCGAAGAAACGATAAACCTCGGGTCAATCAGGTGGATCGAGGCAGTCATCATGTGGGTGATTCAAGCATCTACCCGGCGAGATGACGCCGTCTCGGTGCGGGCACTTGGCGGTGCTGGCATGCCACGCAATGTAGGTGATCGACGTGGTGACGATCAAACTGCGCCAGAATTTGTGTTGAATATGACGTATCTGTGCGGGTCTGACGACCGAACGTCGGAATATTCTGGATAGTCTGTTGGCCACCGACTTCACCCTGCGGCAATAGGCTTGCCGCAGTCCTTCACGACGCAAACTTAGGTGCAGCAGCCAGGTTCAGTCTGCGTCGAGGCTTGACCACTGACGAAATCCTTGTACGCCTTGTAAGCTTTCAGCGCCCACATTTCGCCCACGCAGCCGCCCATGGTCGAGGCCACAGCCAGCGCTTCTCCGAGCTCATCTTCAGTCGTGCCGAGGGTTACGGCCTGCTGCACATAAAACACGATGCACGGCTCGCAGCGCGCCGAAATCGACCACAGCATCGCTGCGAGTGCCTTTTGACGGGCGGGCAAGGCGCCGTCCGTAAAAATCGCGGCCTGCCGCATCTGCTGGATATGCCGGGTGACGCCGTTGGTTACCTTGGCGAAATCCCCCATAAGGTCGAGCGCGGGATCGATGCTTTTCAACGACATGAGCAGGTCCTTCAGTGCTGCACGGTGGAGGGATAGCCGGCGTCCGCCGTCGCCCGCGTCAGAGCGGTCGGTTGAGTTTTGGCGTCGTCGTAAGTGATGGTCACGGTCTTCTTCGATATGTCAGAGGTGATGGTGTCGACGCCGTTCACTTTTTCCAGGGATCTCTTGACGGTGATCGGACAGATCGGACACGTCATGCCTGGCACATCGAGCGTGACCGTGCGGGTGGCTGCCAGACCGGCGGTGGAGGTACCAGTCAGCATCAGCGCAAACACGAGCGTGTTTTTTTTCATGCGGGATTCCTCAGTAGAACCAGGGGGCGACATAGGGGAAGCCGAAGGCGATCAACACCAGCGCGGCGACGATCCAGAACAACCAGTGATAGGCACGACGGACCGAGGGGACTGCACAGACTTTGCCCGGCTCGCAGGCTGCTGCCGGATGGAAGAGCTGGCGGTACGCGACCACCAAGGCGATCGTGGAGATGGCCAGAAGCCACGGTCGGAACGGCTCCAGCCGGGTCAGTTGGCCGATCCAGGCGCCACTTAGCCCGACGCTGATCAGGATCAACGGCCCCAGGCAGCAGGCAGAGGCCAGCACGGCGGCTAGCCCGCCTATCGCTAGGGTGCTTTTTTCGCTGGTTCGGGCCACGAGAAGTCCTCTAGGGATGGATGGGCGATTCGGCGTAACCTTACTTCCGTAGTCAACTACGGAGTCAACCATCCATGAGCTACACGATCGGCCGCCTGGCCAAGGCTACCGAGGTCCATGTCGAAACGATTCGCTACTACCAGCGGCGTGGCTTGGTGCCTGAGCCGGCCAAGCCATTGGGCGGGATCCGTCGCTATGAAGAGGTTCACGCCCGCCGTCTACGCTTTATCAAGCATGCGCAGACACTTGGCTTCAGCTTGGATGAGGTGAGCGATCTACTGACGTTGGAGGACGGGCGTCATTGTCGGGAGGCCGAAGAGCTTGGCGCGAACAAGCTTGCCATGGTGCGGGAGCGCATCGTGCAACTGCAGCGCGTCGAGCAAGCGCTGGCCTCCCTGGTCGATCAATGCCACTGCAATACCGGTCAGGTGCGTTGCCCGCTGATTGCCGCGCTGGAGCAGGCCACGTAGGCCGAGTCAGTCCTTCAAGTACCCATCGCATTCGGTGATCAGGCGCTGCACTTCGGGATCATCGGCGTCCGACCGTGCCAGCAGGATGGCGCGTAACTCGGCGATCTGGGTATTGTTCGGAATCAGCTCGGACGGGCTTTCCCACATCCATTCGACCACGATCGGATACAGCACCGCGGCCGGCAGAGAGGCCACTTCGCCTCGCGTCGGGACATATATGCCCATGCGCAGCACGGGATTGTCCAGACCATGGCTTTCCCTAGCCGCCACGAACGCGCTGTCCGGCATACCAAAACGATCATCGGGGGATGGCTTCACGGTCGCTCCTTGGATGAAGTGATCACGGTGCGCGCCTGCGTCGTGCTGGCATGTCTCGCATCTTCTTCGGCGTGCAAGTAGATGGACGTGGTGGCGATCGAGCTGTGCCGGAGATTGTGCTGGATGTGATGCACCGGATTGCCGGCCTCGGCCTGATGGGTCGCGGCCGAATGCCGTAGCCAATGCGTGGAAGCCCGCCGCAATCGGGCGGCCCGCATGGGATCGGTGGGCGTCAGGACGTCGGCGACGCGCCTGAGGGCATCTTTCACCACCAAGTACACCGCCGTCGCGGTGAGGGGTGCTTCGCGTCCTGCAATGCCGAGAATCAACGGGCGCGAACTGTCGCTGGCTGGGACGACGGGCATACCGTGGAAGGCCCGGTAACGCGCAAAGTCGGCCATCAAGGCGTCGCTGATCGGCACCTCGCCCTCCACGCCGCCTTTGCCGGTCACGCGCAACCACCAGCAGCCGCGACGATGAAGTAGATCGCTCTCACGGGCATGGGCACCTTCGGAGGCCCGTAAGGCGGTTTCGTAGAGCAACCGAAGGGTCCAGCGGGCACGTTCGTAACGCTGCCGGTCCCGTCCGCTCGCCTGCGGCCAGCGTTCCACGTGAACGAGTACATCCTCCCACAGCGCGCGATCCAGGTAGCGCTCGATGGTCCGTCGCCCCTGCCGCGCACGCCGTCGACGAGGCTGCAGCGCGAACGGCGTGCCGGCGAGATACCCGGCACGGACCAGGTAATTGAATAGCCCCGACAGAATACCGAGCGCCTGGCGTTGGCTCCGCTCAGACAGGGCGCCGGCAAACAACCGACGATGATCACCGCGGCGCGCAAGGCCTTCATCGCACCAGGTTGGCAACGGGTGAGCCAGGAACGCCTCGTAGGCCAACACATCCTCGCGCGTCAGGCTGGAGACCGCTTTGCCACGGATCTGAGTCGCCCATAGCAACAGGCGCTCCGCCTCCTTGCGATAGCTACGAAAGGTGTGCGGTGAGCCGCGGTATTCGGCCAGCCACAACCCGATCGCCGCCACGTCGTCGTTGGCAGCGATTTGCCGTGAAGTGCCGGCAGGCGTCCGGTTGGTACCTGTCATCCCGGATAAGTGGGCTGGAAGCGCCGCGGGGACGACGGTGCTGAGGGCCAGATCGCTCACGGGCTTTCCGATGTCGGGAGGGGTATGGACTGCGAGCGTACACCGGAAAGACTTTTGATTATGGGAGTTATCGTAAATTTCTTGGACTTATCATTACATATATAACGTAATACTGTGATATACATACCAAGCATTCCACGAGATTGACCCACCGAGCGACGGGAGCTTCCATGAGCCGTGTCAGTGATACCCGCCAACGGACCCGCGAAGCCGCTGCTGTCTTGGTCGCGGACGGTAAACGCCCCCACGAACTCACCGTCGACCTGATCTATGCCGCCATCCAGCAAGGCAGCCGAACCACCATCAACGACGAACTGAAGCTGTGGAAGGATGAGCGGGCCAAGGCCGATGCACTCGGCGCCGATCTCCCGCCAGCGATCGCCGATGCCATGCGCTCACTTTGGGTGGCGGCCGTGGAACAAGGGGAGCACGTCTTCAACGAACATCGCCAAGCGCTGGAGTCCGATCTGGAAACGCAGAAGCGTGCGCTCGATGACATAGTTGTCGAACGAGACGCGGCGCAGGCAGCGGTTCACCAGCTGCAGCACGAGGTCAGTCAGCTTCGCGAGCAAGGCATCGAGGTGCGGCAGCAGCTCATCCAGGAAACCGAGGCCAAGCGTGATGCCCTTGGCCAGGCTCAAGCGTTGCAGCACGAGGTGGCGGCCGTTCGTACCGACATGGCTCAGCAACTAGAGGCCGCACGGCAGGCCCACGACCGATTGACCGCCGAATTCCAGGCGACCATTGCCGCCCGCGACGCGGCGTTTCAAGTGGAACGGGACAAAGCCAACGAGCGCGTGGAGGCCGCTCAAGCCCGCATGCTGCAAGAAACCGATGCCGCGCGGGAAGGACAGCGGCATGCAGAGCAGCAATTGGCCAAGCTGCGGCAACGTAGCGAAGACCAGCAGACCAGCCTCACGGAATTGCGACTGGACATGGCGCGTCTTCGCCGGGAATTCGCGGAGGGCGAAGCGCGCTTGGCGGCGGTGGTCACCATCACGGGCGAGCGCGATCAGCTTGCTTTGGAGCTGGCTGGCGCGCGGGGACAGGTCAGCGGCTTGAAGGCGGCACTTCAGTCAGCGGAAGCCCGCGCAGTGGTCGCAGAGAACCAGTTGACTGTGGCCCACAAACGCCGTCTATCCAAGCAAAAATGAGAGCGGACTCGATACGAAATACTATGATCCGTAACGACTTTTCGCTCTTATCCCGGTTTTCCGTTCCATTGCTCCCCAAACCCCGGGTTCGGGCATGGCGAGGCATCCAAGGGGCGACCCAAACGCCGCCGATGTGCCATGATAGCGAATAAGTGCCATTATTCGCTATATAATGTAGCCAAGAATCTGTATTGTTTTCAGAAACTTACTCTTTCAGCCTTGTGGATGGCGCAGATAAATAACAACACACCGCGGCTTGTCTAAGCCTGCAGCCCGATCGGAACGGGCTGTCGCGAAATATGAGATGGCTAGTCACGACAATCCCGGCGAAATTGCAGGGAGGAAGCTTCGATGTCGTATGTCTCGCGAATGTGCGCTCGGCTATTGGTGCCAAGCGTGGTGCCGCTGCTGGCTTCGCTGCTCGCCGCGGTGGTGGCCAAGACCTTGTTGGACATTCCGGTCTCCATGGGTGGTGCACCCGTGTGGCCCGAACTTCCGGGCACCCTTGTGGCGTTGGGGTTAGGTGGCAGCGCGTTGTATTACCTCGTTCAATTCGCACGGCTGCTGCTGTGGCAGCGAGGTCACGCGGACTCATGCTATGTCTGTGGTTGCCTGTTAGGCCGTGAACGTCAGGGGCGCTGGGGTGCGTATCGGCGCTGCCTGGGATGTAGCAAAAACCACTCAATCTAAGGAGCGATGTATGGCGACCAAGCTACCGCGTGGACTGGATGGGCGGACCCGCGACCAAAACCCGCCGAAGGCCGGCGAGATCCGTCAGAAGCGAGGCGATACCTTGGTATCCACCTTGCGCCGAGAGTACGGCGATGACTTTGCCGCCGGCATTCGGTCCGACGCCAAGCTCGAAACCGTGCGCGAGCGCACCGGCAAAAGTCTGCACCAGCTCGTGCGGGACATGCCCAAGAAGAAGTGACTTTTCGGAGCATGGCTCACCGCCAGCGGCCAGTCGCGCAAGGCTAGGCTGCCGCTGCAACTGAGAACCAGCGGCGCATCAGCACGTCGCAGCCTCATGGCGCCCCAAAAGCGTCGAAAAATAGCGACACGGTTAACTGGGTGACATGGTTAAGTGGTCAGCTCTCGGCGCCATCGCACGGCGCATCTCGATTCTGTCGTTTCTCAAACCAGACATCGGGCATGCCGAAGATCCCATTTGATCGCGTGACGAGTGCAATCCTGTAAGAAGGTGACACGGTTACGCGGAGTGACATGGTTAAGTGGGTAGGTGACACGGTTAACTGGGTGACGACATGACTCCAGCCTTTTTAGCCACCTTCGTAATTTTACATAATAGACATTATGCGCAGTCACGGACGGACCCCACGGGCCCGCCCTCGGCGTGTCTGGCGACTGGCCCCTGAGGGCTTCTTGGAGCTTCGGCGCAGCTGCTTCCTCAGCCGGACCGCCTGTGCCGAGTACCTCGGCGTCAGCGTCCGGACCATTCGGTACTGGGATGCTGGCCGCAGCCGCGTCCCGTGGTCCGCCGTCCGTCTGCTGCGTTTCGTGCGTATGGGCGACCTGGGCGCGCTCGATGACGCGTGGTCCGGCTGGACCCTCAACCGCAATGGCCTGTGGTCGCCTGAGGGCAAGCGCTACACGCCTGTTTGAGGACAACGAACTGCCACCGCTGCACCGAAGAAACTGCCCCCTGGCCGCCAACAAGTTGCCACCAAGTCGAACATCGACCAACAAAGAACCCCATTCTCGCCGTCGACGCTGACAAGTTGCCGCGAAATTGCTTACTCAAGCGTCCCGTGTCGATGCCGGCATGCGAACAAGGTGCCCCACATTCGGGCCAACAAGCTGCTACGTATTAGATTGAGTGGTGCAATCGGCACTTATCCTTCGTCAGCAGCGGCAGCAACGCTGTGCAACCGGTGCCCTACCCCCGAAAGCCCACACTAGTCGCCCAACCTCGACTCAACCGGGATCAAGATCGAGGAACGTCGAGGTGTTCCGTACGAAGCGCTGGGGATACTGGTACTGGGAGCCGTGATTGGCGTCGGGATAGAGGATCAGCTGCGCGTTGGGAATGTGCTTCTGCAGGATCAGCGAGTTGACGGTGTAGATGATGACGTCGTTGTCGCCATTGACGACCAGGGTGGGCTGCTTCAGTTCACGCAGGTAGTCGTAGGGGTTCTCGCGCGGGGCACCCCACTTGCCCAAGGCTTCGAGCTGGGCCGGCGCCACCTTGTCGTTGGCCTCCGGGTCACGGTCGGCCTGGCGCTGGCGGAAGCGTTCCAGGAACGCATGCCCCGCTGCCTGGCTGGCAGGCGAGTCGGTGAAGAAGACTTTCAGCCAGAGATGGTCAGCCGGTTCATAGCTGGCGCCGAAAATGCGCTGGGCCTCGGGGGTGAGCGTGGCCATGCCTTCGCCGCTGCGCGGTCCGGTGCCCACCAGGACTAGCTTGCGGACCAGAACAGGTTCGGCAATCGCCAGGGTCTGCGCGACCAGTCCGCCGAGGGAGAAACCCAGGGCATCGACCTGGCCCAGACCCAGGGCGCGGATGAACGCGGCCGAGTCGGCGGCCATGCCCTCGATGGTCGTGGGCACCTCACCGGAGCTGCCGCCGATGCCGGCATTGTCGAAGAGGATGACTTCGCGATCCTGGGCAAAGCCATCAGTGATAGCGGGGTCCCAATGGTCGAGGGTGCCGGTGAAGTGCATATGCAGGACCAGAGGAATGGTCCCGGGCTTGCCGAAGCGGCGGTAGGCGAAGCGGATGCCGTTGGCTTCGACGTACTGCGTCGGGGCCGTCTGGTGGGTTTTCATGAGGGCTTCCTTTAAGTAACGGGATGTCGAGTTGCATCGTTGAACCGCGACAGGGATCAGAGCGCCCCTTCCACGAACTGCGCACTCCCTAAGCCAAAGCTCCAGTCATCGTCGTCATTGGTCGAGATGTTCACCAGGACATCCGATGACTCCACCCCGGATGCACTGCGAAGTTCGTCGCAGACAGTGCGATAGAAGTGGAGCTTCGAACGCACGCCTCTGGGACGACTCACGATGCTGATCACGACAACGGCATCGGTTCTCGGGATGTTCAACCCGGTGTCTTCGACCACCAGAGTATGTGCGTCATGCTCGTGCACGATCTGATACCGGTCGCGAACCGGCACCAGGAACGACTGGACGACAGCCCGATGCACGGCGTCGCACAGAATCTTCAGCTCTTCCGGGGTCCGGCCACGTCGGACGTCGATGCGGACCAATGGCATATCGGGCTCCCAGGTATCGTTGGCGAGCCTGGCCGCACTCGCGGCGTGCCGGCTCGATTCGTTGGAACCCTATAGGGCAACCGGAAGGATGGCTTTGACGAAATGAGCGTTGTTGTTCGCCCTCGTCTCCCGAAGGCCAGGGCGGATGAAAAATCACACTTTTGAGTGATTCGAACAAATGCGCTCGCATGCACCATGGACCGTATGTCGCGTCGAGACCCTGAGGTCTCTCGCTTTCAGCCGGAGCCAGAACCATGCTGCAGGCCGCCATCCGAGAATGGTTCGATCGAACCTTCCATATCACCAGCCCCCCTACCCTGTCTTTCCAGTCCTTGACTGGGTGGACATTGGCCGCCGTTGAACTGAGGTGCGATACCTCACATCGAGGCTGGACCGATGCGCTTGTTGACGAGCATGCCTACCTGGTCGGCTTGCAGATGGAAACATTCGGGCGTCACGAACTCTGGATCCAGGGACAGTCCGTTTCCACGGACCCTGTTCAGAACGGCATGGCATACGTCCTCGACTTGTCACAGAGCCCGGTGCTTTACCTTGAGCCGCCCTTTCACCATCTCATGTTCTATATCCCGAAAATGGCCCTGGCAGAGGCTGGCCGGGAACTCGGTGGCATCGATACGCATGACTTGTTGATCGAGCCTGGCCGATCGGTCAACGACCATGTGATACGCGATCTGGGGCGGTTGCTTCTGCCATACGTGCAGCAACCCATGACACACCATCGGCTGCTGGCGGATTCGCTGCTGCTCGCGTTGCGCGGACACCTGGCAGCCACCTACGGCGGGTTGAGGCCGAATCCACTGTTGCGAATCACGGGGCTTGCGCCGTGGCAACAGCGCAAGGCCAGGGAACTGATGCGGGAACATCTTGCCGAAGGCATCTCGTTGCCCGAGCTCGCCATGTCGTGCCGGCTTTCGCCTAGCGCGTTCGTGAAATCGTTCAAGAAGACGTTCGGTGTCACGCCGCACCAGTGGCTGCTGCAGAAAAGAATCGATTATGCGATCAGCATGATGTCCGACAGCCGCTACTCGCTGGCCGACATCGCATTGTCATCGGGGTTTTCGGACCAGAGCCATTTCACGCGTATATTCACGCGCCGCATGGGCGCGAGCCCCGGGGTCTACCGGCGTGCGAACCGGGCCGCCATTGCTTGATCCATTGCGTGGCCACGGCTGACCCGGTCGCCACGGCCTGATCATGGATCGATAAAACCCCTGCGTATGGCGATGGCGACGGCCTGGGTGCGCTGGGATGCCCCGAGCTTGCCGACAATGTTCTTCACATGCGACTTGATAGTGTCCTCGGAAACGAAAAGCATCTCGGCGATGGCCTTGTTGGTCATGCCGTTCTTGATACGCGCCAGCACGTCGCGTTCGCGACGCGTCAGGGGTTCCGACCCCTCGTGGGTATCCATGTTCCGCTTCACCTCCGAATCGATGACACGGATGCCCCGCGACGCGGCCCGGATGGCATCGACAATCTCCTGCCGACTGGACGACTTCAGTAAGTAGGAAATGGCACCCAGTTTCAGTGCATGCGAAACACGCGCGTCACCCGGGTACATCGTGAAAATCACAATGCGCGCATCAGCGTCTATCGCCCTGATGGCCGAAACTGCCTTGAGTCCATCCATGTTGGGCATCTGCAGATCAAGCAATACGACATCCGGCGTGCGGGCCAGATACTCCGTAACGGCCTGTTCGCCGTCCAGCGCCTCACCGACCACCTCGAGGTCCTGCTCGATATCAATCGCTGCATGCAGGCCACGCCGCATGATCGGATGGTCGTCGACGATCAGTACTGAAACAGTTTTCCTTGGGTTATCCATGGGGACCTCGATATCAGACTCGGTGTGGCTATTCCACCGTTTCGCTGATGTCCTTCAGGGGGTGGGCAACCATCGATCCATCCGCGTATCGGGGTATCGTGCGGGCAGCATTCGCACCCGCCGCGGAGCTATCAGCGTCGGCTGTCCGATGCATGCCAAGTCCTACGGGGCGGATCGATACCTGCATCGGCGAACAGCTACGGTTGATGGGTAAGCGTGCCTGCACGTGCGTACCGCCGCCTTCTGCACGGGCAATGTGAAGTCGCGCACCAATCACACGTGCCCGTTCACGCATACCGATCAAACCCCAGTGCCCGGCTCTGTGACCTTGCTGCAGCACTTCGTACGGCATGCCGACACCGTTGTC
This window of the Dyella sp. A6 genome carries:
- a CDS encoding FTR1 family iron permease, whose amino-acid sequence is MLAIALLVFREVLEAALIVTIVAAATRGVLRRGLYIGGGIALGVIGATIVAGFAGALEEAVHGTGQSLFDAGVLLAAVLMIGWHVVWMSSHGRELVQQMQSVGHAVKTGSSSLAMLLAVVALAVLREGSEIVLFLYGMVAGGANLQDLLAGVPLGLAGGTAVGYALYAGLLRIPMRHFFSATNGMLVLLAAGLAATAARFLLQADWLPALGAQLWNSSGLLDNGSLLGQALHVLVGYDARPSGIQLLFYLATLLLLLAGIRWARRLTANPPATGAGASASPTST
- a CDS encoding cupredoxin domain-containing protein gives rise to the protein MKPLLLLALGLGLAPLSAAADNLPEYTLVIHDHAYLPATLRVPANTQFKLHVRNEDTVPSEFESNDFNREQIVLPGTTATVYIGPLDKGRYTFFDDFHRGSGHGVLIVQ
- a CDS encoding carboxymuconolactone decarboxylase family protein, whose amino-acid sequence is MSLKSIDPALDLMGDFAKVTNGVTRHIQQMRQAAIFTDGALPARQKALAAMLWSISARCEPCIVFYVQQAVTLGTTEDELGEALAVASTMGGCVGEMWALKAYKAYKDFVSGQASTQTEPGCCT
- the merP gene encoding mercury resistance system periplasmic binding protein MerP → MKKNTLVFALMLTGTSTAGLAATRTVTLDVPGMTCPICPITVKRSLEKVNGVDTITSDISKKTVTITYDDAKTQPTALTRATADAGYPSTVQH
- the merT gene encoding mercuric ion transporter MerT, with amino-acid sequence MARTSEKSTLAIGGLAAVLASACCLGPLILISVGLSGAWIGQLTRLEPFRPWLLAISTIALVVAYRQLFHPAAACEPGKVCAVPSVRRAYHWLFWIVAALVLIAFGFPYVAPWFY
- the merR gene encoding Hg(II)-responsive transcriptional regulator gives rise to the protein MSYTIGRLAKATEVHVETIRYYQRRGLVPEPAKPLGGIRRYEEVHARRLRFIKHAQTLGFSLDEVSDLLTLEDGRHCREAEELGANKLAMVRERIVQLQRVEQALASLVDQCHCNTGQVRCPLIAALEQAT
- a CDS encoding tyrosine-type recombinase/integrase — protein: MSDLALSTVVPAALPAHLSGMTGTNRTPAGTSRQIAANDDVAAIGLWLAEYRGSPHTFRSYRKEAERLLLWATQIRGKAVSSLTREDVLAYEAFLAHPLPTWCDEGLARRGDHRRLFAGALSERSQRQALGILSGLFNYLVRAGYLAGTPFALQPRRRRARQGRRTIERYLDRALWEDVLVHVERWPQASGRDRQRYERARWTLRLLYETALRASEGAHARESDLLHRRGCWWLRVTGKGGVEGEVPISDALMADFARYRAFHGMPVVPASDSSRPLILGIAGREAPLTATAVYLVVKDALRRVADVLTPTDPMRAARLRRASTHWLRHSAATHQAEAGNPVHHIQHNLRHSSIATTSIYLHAEEDARHASTTQARTVITSSKERP
- a CDS encoding DNA-binding protein, whose translation is MSRVSDTRQRTREAAAVLVADGKRPHELTVDLIYAAIQQGSRTTINDELKLWKDERAKADALGADLPPAIADAMRSLWVAAVEQGEHVFNEHRQALESDLETQKRALDDIVVERDAAQAAVHQLQHEVSQLREQGIEVRQQLIQETEAKRDALGQAQALQHEVAAVRTDMAQQLEAARQAHDRLTAEFQATIAARDAAFQVERDKANERVEAAQARMLQETDAAREGQRHAEQQLAKLRQRSEDQQTSLTELRLDMARLRREFAEGEARLAAVVTITGERDQLALELAGARGQVSGLKAALQSAEARAVVAENQLTVAHKRRLSKQK
- a CDS encoding DUF3653 domain-containing protein is translated as MRMGDLGALDDAWSGWTLNRNGLWSPEGKRYTPV
- a CDS encoding alpha/beta hydrolase; this encodes MKTHQTAPTQYVEANGIRFAYRRFGKPGTIPLVLHMHFTGTLDHWDPAITDGFAQDREVILFDNAGIGGSSGEVPTTIEGMAADSAAFIRALGLGQVDALGFSLGGLVAQTLAIAEPVLVRKLVLVGTGPRSGEGMATLTPEAQRIFGASYEPADHLWLKVFFTDSPASQAAGHAFLERFRQRQADRDPEANDKVAPAQLEALGKWGAPRENPYDYLRELKQPTLVVNGDNDVIIYTVNSLILQKHIPNAQLILYPDANHGSQYQYPQRFVRNTSTFLDLDPG
- a CDS encoding tautomerase family protein produces the protein MPLVRIDVRRGRTPEELKILCDAVHRAVVQSFLVPVRDRYQIVHEHDAHTLVVEDTGLNIPRTDAVVVISIVSRPRGVRSKLHFYRTVCDELRSASGVESSDVLVNISTNDDDDWSFGLGSAQFVEGAL
- a CDS encoding AraC family transcriptional regulator; translated protein: MLQAAIREWFDRTFHITSPPTLSFQSLTGWTLAAVELRCDTSHRGWTDALVDEHAYLVGLQMETFGRHELWIQGQSVSTDPVQNGMAYVLDLSQSPVLYLEPPFHHLMFYIPKMALAEAGRELGGIDTHDLLIEPGRSVNDHVIRDLGRLLLPYVQQPMTHHRLLADSLLLALRGHLAATYGGLRPNPLLRITGLAPWQQRKARELMREHLAEGISLPELAMSCRLSPSAFVKSFKKTFGVTPHQWLLQKRIDYAISMMSDSRYSLADIALSSGFSDQSHFTRIFTRRMGASPGVYRRANRAAIA
- a CDS encoding response regulator transcription factor — protein: MDNPRKTVSVLIVDDHPIMRRGLHAAIDIEQDLEVVGEALDGEQAVTEYLARTPDVVLLDLQMPNMDGLKAVSAIRAIDADARIVIFTMYPGDARVSHALKLGAISYLLKSSSRQEIVDAIRAASRGIRVIDSEVKRNMDTHEGSEPLTRRERDVLARIKNGMTNKAIAEMLFVSEDTIKSHVKNIVGKLGASQRTQAVAIAIRRGFIDP